A region from the Cherax quadricarinatus isolate ZL_2023a chromosome 79, ASM3850222v1, whole genome shotgun sequence genome encodes:
- the LOC128702667 gene encoding heparan sulfate glucosamine 3-O-sulfotransferase 5 isoform X1 encodes MSCGNEGCHVTWSDNLGRKPAWGPLMGPRCESSSPLNSLRRMAPVIVLTSLLVCLVLYYTFPMGAAAVYAPPAASETTGLDSVTTEAYRKRLRIRGTQRRLPQALIIGVRKCGTRALIEMLNLHPHIQKNGLEMHFFDDDERYANGLEWYRKRMPYSFDNQVTIEKTPSYFISREAPARIRAMNETIKLLLIVREPAMRVLSDYAQIMEAKMRKGKQVAPFHKKVLTPDGEINDGFKAIQISQYAVHVLRWLREFPREQIHIIDGDNLVSDPFTEIDKVQQFLRLPLHIKPDNFYFNETKGFYCMRNETFQKCLTDAKGRPHPHVDPAVMSRLRKFFAPFNEQFYEMMGRNFGWPTS; translated from the exons ATGTCATGTGGGAATGAGGGCTGTCACGTTACATGGAGTGATAACTTGGGACGTAAGCCAGCTTGGGGGCCACTGATGGGGCCACGCTGCGAGAGCTCCTCACCTCTTAATTCATTGCGGCGGATGGCCCCCGTCATTGTTCTCACATCACTACTTGTTTGTCTAGTTCTCTACTATACCTTCCCCATGGGAGCTGCTGCAGTATATG CTCCACCAGCAGCATCTGAGACAACTGGGCTTGATTCCGTCACAACAGAGGCTTACCGCAAACGACTTCGTATCCGAGGTACGCAACGGAGACTACCCCAAGCCCTGATCATTGGTGTACGTAAATGTGGTACTCGAGCCCTCATTGAGATGCTCAATCTGCATCCCCATATACAGAAGAATGGATTAGAGATGCATTTCTTTGATGATGATGAACGTTATGCAAATGGCTTAGAGTGGTATAGAAAAAGGATGCCATACTCTTTTGATAATCAG GTTACAATAGAAAAGACTCCGTCGTACTTCATCTCTCGTGAGGCACCAGCGAGAATACGCGCCATGAACGAGACCATTAAACTCTTGTTGATCGTTCGGGAGCCGGCAATGCGAGTCCTGTCCGATTATGCCCAAATAATGGAGGCCAAAATGCGGAAAGGAAAACAGGTCGCCCCATTTCACAAGAAAGTTCTAACACCTGACGGTGAAATTAATGATGG ATTCAAAGCAATACAGATAAGCCAGTATGCTGTACATGTCCTGAGATGGCTGAGAGAATTTCCCCGTGAGCAAATACATATCATTGATGGTGATAATCTTGTATCTGATCCATTTACTGAAATTGATAAG GTGCAGCAGTTTTTGAGACTTCCTCTTCATATAAAACCTGATAATTTCTACTTCAATGAGACCAAAGGTTTTTATTGTATGAGAAATGAAACCTTCCAAAAATGCTTAACAGATGCCAAGGGTCGACCACACCCTCACGTTGATCCTGCAGTAATGTCTCGGCTACGTAAGTTTTTTGCCCCTTTTAATGAGCAGTTCTATGAGATGATGGGACGTAACTTTGGATGGCCAACCTCTTAA
- the LOC128702667 gene encoding heparan sulfate glucosamine 3-O-sulfotransferase 5 isoform X2, producing MSCGNEGCHVTWSDNLGRKPAWGPLMGPRCESSSPLNSLRRMAPVIVLTSLLVCLVLYYTFPMGAAAVYASETTGLDSVTTEAYRKRLRIRGTQRRLPQALIIGVRKCGTRALIEMLNLHPHIQKNGLEMHFFDDDERYANGLEWYRKRMPYSFDNQVTIEKTPSYFISREAPARIRAMNETIKLLLIVREPAMRVLSDYAQIMEAKMRKGKQVAPFHKKVLTPDGEINDGFKAIQISQYAVHVLRWLREFPREQIHIIDGDNLVSDPFTEIDKVQQFLRLPLHIKPDNFYFNETKGFYCMRNETFQKCLTDAKGRPHPHVDPAVMSRLRKFFAPFNEQFYEMMGRNFGWPTS from the exons ATGTCATGTGGGAATGAGGGCTGTCACGTTACATGGAGTGATAACTTGGGACGTAAGCCAGCTTGGGGGCCACTGATGGGGCCACGCTGCGAGAGCTCCTCACCTCTTAATTCATTGCGGCGGATGGCCCCCGTCATTGTTCTCACATCACTACTTGTTTGTCTAGTTCTCTACTATACCTTCCCCATGGGAGCTGCTGCAGTATATG CATCTGAGACAACTGGGCTTGATTCCGTCACAACAGAGGCTTACCGCAAACGACTTCGTATCCGAGGTACGCAACGGAGACTACCCCAAGCCCTGATCATTGGTGTACGTAAATGTGGTACTCGAGCCCTCATTGAGATGCTCAATCTGCATCCCCATATACAGAAGAATGGATTAGAGATGCATTTCTTTGATGATGATGAACGTTATGCAAATGGCTTAGAGTGGTATAGAAAAAGGATGCCATACTCTTTTGATAATCAG GTTACAATAGAAAAGACTCCGTCGTACTTCATCTCTCGTGAGGCACCAGCGAGAATACGCGCCATGAACGAGACCATTAAACTCTTGTTGATCGTTCGGGAGCCGGCAATGCGAGTCCTGTCCGATTATGCCCAAATAATGGAGGCCAAAATGCGGAAAGGAAAACAGGTCGCCCCATTTCACAAGAAAGTTCTAACACCTGACGGTGAAATTAATGATGG ATTCAAAGCAATACAGATAAGCCAGTATGCTGTACATGTCCTGAGATGGCTGAGAGAATTTCCCCGTGAGCAAATACATATCATTGATGGTGATAATCTTGTATCTGATCCATTTACTGAAATTGATAAG GTGCAGCAGTTTTTGAGACTTCCTCTTCATATAAAACCTGATAATTTCTACTTCAATGAGACCAAAGGTTTTTATTGTATGAGAAATGAAACCTTCCAAAAATGCTTAACAGATGCCAAGGGTCGACCACACCCTCACGTTGATCCTGCAGTAATGTCTCGGCTACGTAAGTTTTTTGCCCCTTTTAATGAGCAGTTCTATGAGATGATGGGACGTAACTTTGGATGGCCAACCTCTTAA
- the LOC128702667 gene encoding heparan sulfate glucosamine 3-O-sulfotransferase 1 isoform X3, translating to MSCGNEGCHVTWSDNLGRKPAWGPLMGPRCESSSPLNSLRRMAPVIVLTSLLVCLVLYYTFPMGAAAVYAPPAASETTGLDSVTTEAYRKRLRIRGTQRRLPQALIIGVRKCGTRALIEMLNLHPHIQKNGLEMHFFDDDERYANGLEWYRKRMPYSFDNQVTIEKTPSYFISREAPARIRAMNETIKLLLIVREPAMRVLSDYAQIMEAKMRKGKQVAPFHKKVLTPDGEINDGFKAIQISQYAVHVLRWLREFPREQIHIIDGDNLVSDPFTEIDKVQQFLRLPLHIKPDNFYFNETKGFYCMRNETFQKCLTDAKGRPHPHVDPAVMSRLRCNPQLLANTWVPVNF from the exons ATGTCATGTGGGAATGAGGGCTGTCACGTTACATGGAGTGATAACTTGGGACGTAAGCCAGCTTGGGGGCCACTGATGGGGCCACGCTGCGAGAGCTCCTCACCTCTTAATTCATTGCGGCGGATGGCCCCCGTCATTGTTCTCACATCACTACTTGTTTGTCTAGTTCTCTACTATACCTTCCCCATGGGAGCTGCTGCAGTATATG CTCCACCAGCAGCATCTGAGACAACTGGGCTTGATTCCGTCACAACAGAGGCTTACCGCAAACGACTTCGTATCCGAGGTACGCAACGGAGACTACCCCAAGCCCTGATCATTGGTGTACGTAAATGTGGTACTCGAGCCCTCATTGAGATGCTCAATCTGCATCCCCATATACAGAAGAATGGATTAGAGATGCATTTCTTTGATGATGATGAACGTTATGCAAATGGCTTAGAGTGGTATAGAAAAAGGATGCCATACTCTTTTGATAATCAG GTTACAATAGAAAAGACTCCGTCGTACTTCATCTCTCGTGAGGCACCAGCGAGAATACGCGCCATGAACGAGACCATTAAACTCTTGTTGATCGTTCGGGAGCCGGCAATGCGAGTCCTGTCCGATTATGCCCAAATAATGGAGGCCAAAATGCGGAAAGGAAAACAGGTCGCCCCATTTCACAAGAAAGTTCTAACACCTGACGGTGAAATTAATGATGG ATTCAAAGCAATACAGATAAGCCAGTATGCTGTACATGTCCTGAGATGGCTGAGAGAATTTCCCCGTGAGCAAATACATATCATTGATGGTGATAATCTTGTATCTGATCCATTTACTGAAATTGATAAG GTGCAGCAGTTTTTGAGACTTCCTCTTCATATAAAACCTGATAATTTCTACTTCAATGAGACCAAAGGTTTTTATTGTATGAGAAATGAAACCTTCCAAAAATGCTTAACAGATGCCAAGGGTCGACCACACCCTCACGTTGATCCTGCAGTAATGTCTCGGCTAC gatgcaacccacaactgtTAGCTAACACCTGGGTACCTGTTAACTTCTAG
- the LOC128702667 gene encoding heparan sulfate glucosamine 3-O-sulfotransferase 5 isoform X4 produces the protein MSCGNEGCHVTWSDNLGRKPAWGPLMGPRCESSSPLNSLRRMAPVIVLTSLLVCLVLYYTFPMGAAAVYEAYRKRLRIRGTQRRLPQALIIGVRKCGTRALIEMLNLHPHIQKNGLEMHFFDDDERYANGLEWYRKRMPYSFDNQVTIEKTPSYFISREAPARIRAMNETIKLLLIVREPAMRVLSDYAQIMEAKMRKGKQVAPFHKKVLTPDGEINDGFKAIQISQYAVHVLRWLREFPREQIHIIDGDNLVSDPFTEIDKVQQFLRLPLHIKPDNFYFNETKGFYCMRNETFQKCLTDAKGRPHPHVDPAVMSRLRKFFAPFNEQFYEMMGRNFGWPTS, from the exons ATGTCATGTGGGAATGAGGGCTGTCACGTTACATGGAGTGATAACTTGGGACGTAAGCCAGCTTGGGGGCCACTGATGGGGCCACGCTGCGAGAGCTCCTCACCTCTTAATTCATTGCGGCGGATGGCCCCCGTCATTGTTCTCACATCACTACTTGTTTGTCTAGTTCTCTACTATACCTTCCCCATGGGAGCTGCTGCAGTATATG AGGCTTACCGCAAACGACTTCGTATCCGAGGTACGCAACGGAGACTACCCCAAGCCCTGATCATTGGTGTACGTAAATGTGGTACTCGAGCCCTCATTGAGATGCTCAATCTGCATCCCCATATACAGAAGAATGGATTAGAGATGCATTTCTTTGATGATGATGAACGTTATGCAAATGGCTTAGAGTGGTATAGAAAAAGGATGCCATACTCTTTTGATAATCAG GTTACAATAGAAAAGACTCCGTCGTACTTCATCTCTCGTGAGGCACCAGCGAGAATACGCGCCATGAACGAGACCATTAAACTCTTGTTGATCGTTCGGGAGCCGGCAATGCGAGTCCTGTCCGATTATGCCCAAATAATGGAGGCCAAAATGCGGAAAGGAAAACAGGTCGCCCCATTTCACAAGAAAGTTCTAACACCTGACGGTGAAATTAATGATGG ATTCAAAGCAATACAGATAAGCCAGTATGCTGTACATGTCCTGAGATGGCTGAGAGAATTTCCCCGTGAGCAAATACATATCATTGATGGTGATAATCTTGTATCTGATCCATTTACTGAAATTGATAAG GTGCAGCAGTTTTTGAGACTTCCTCTTCATATAAAACCTGATAATTTCTACTTCAATGAGACCAAAGGTTTTTATTGTATGAGAAATGAAACCTTCCAAAAATGCTTAACAGATGCCAAGGGTCGACCACACCCTCACGTTGATCCTGCAGTAATGTCTCGGCTACGTAAGTTTTTTGCCCCTTTTAATGAGCAGTTCTATGAGATGATGGGACGTAACTTTGGATGGCCAACCTCTTAA